Proteins encoded together in one Pseudomonadota bacterium window:
- a CDS encoding sulfotransferase — protein MTQNETVGDHAETVANDSGRAPRARVDRAILLNCFGRGGSSIAWNMIGSSPDVLMPASEWHHGFYGRWQIVGRSLRRVVRATQADVPALAPLSGLLYKRACASVPATERDAKPGASSVVLKVMDHHIAMNPTLATSFPSTSQVVLVRHPLAQCESLLRHGLDIGQATAWYVDVMRRMIRLAETPGTIVCRFDNLVRDPFAERDFLYDKLGLTRPQPDGFALKRKKFGAERTTDVKVAAGDYVDVTPGNVAELIDKDVNERSIARLSDSNKEHVWKATDEVASYFGYN, from the coding sequence GTGACTCAAAATGAGACCGTCGGCGACCATGCCGAAACCGTCGCTAACGACAGCGGGCGTGCACCGCGCGCGCGCGTTGACCGTGCCATTCTGCTCAACTGTTTCGGGCGCGGCGGATCAAGCATCGCCTGGAACATGATCGGCAGTTCGCCCGACGTCCTGATGCCAGCAAGCGAGTGGCATCATGGCTTTTATGGGCGTTGGCAGATTGTTGGCCGATCGCTCAGACGTGTCGTTCGCGCCACGCAAGCCGACGTCCCTGCATTGGCGCCTCTGTCGGGCCTTCTCTACAAACGCGCATGCGCTTCCGTGCCGGCGACCGAACGAGACGCCAAACCTGGCGCGTCGTCGGTCGTTTTGAAGGTCATGGACCATCACATTGCCATGAACCCGACCCTCGCGACGAGTTTCCCCAGCACGAGCCAGGTCGTTCTTGTTCGCCATCCGTTGGCCCAGTGCGAGAGCTTGCTGCGCCACGGGCTCGATATAGGCCAGGCGACTGCTTGGTATGTCGACGTGATGCGGCGGATGATCAGGCTGGCCGAGACACCGGGTACGATCGTCTGTCGTTTTGACAACCTCGTGCGCGATCCCTTTGCCGAACGCGATTTCCTTTACGACAAACTCGGGCTGACAAGACCGCAACCGGATGGGTTCGCGCTGAAGCGCAAAAAGTTTGGCGCGGAGCGCACAACCGACGTCAAGGTTGCCGCCGGCGACTATGTCGACGTCACGCCTGGTAATGTTGCCGAGCTCATCGACAAGGATGTCAATGAACGTTCGATTGCCAGGCTTTCTGACAGCAACAAGGAGCATGTGTGGAAAGCAACCGATGAGGTAGCATCTTACTTCGGCTACAATTAA
- a CDS encoding sulfotransferase produces MEQIRPIFIFSLPRSGSTLLQRILAAHDRIETTTEPWLLLPQFYVFRPERAASEYGHRLCSTAIGEFVAGLPDGEASYRRAINSFASQLYREAAGPSARYFVDKTPIYSLVVSEIMETFPEAKFLFLWRNPLAIVSSLITTYGRDRFNIVRFKLELFNGLDNLLQANRSHEGTSFALRFEDLTERPSVVLPRVFEFLELPYDESVQQEFSRVSLDGVHGDHTGSVRYDKLSTEPLDKWKNVLTNKLRKRWSARYLRWMGEDRLCAMGYELNELMQDLENVPGSRDHLAADAYTYAKQTFFALLQWQLIRTRYHLRRKGLPLVTYD; encoded by the coding sequence TTGGAACAGATTCGACCAATCTTTATCTTTTCTCTGCCGCGAAGCGGGTCGACGTTGCTACAGCGGATTCTCGCCGCCCACGACCGCATCGAGACAACGACGGAACCCTGGTTGCTTCTGCCGCAGTTTTACGTCTTCAGGCCCGAACGCGCAGCGTCGGAATACGGTCATCGCCTGTGCAGCACGGCTATTGGTGAGTTTGTCGCCGGGCTGCCGGATGGCGAGGCGTCCTACCGTCGTGCGATAAACTCATTTGCCTCGCAGCTCTATCGTGAAGCAGCTGGCCCGAGCGCTCGATACTTTGTCGACAAGACACCTATCTACAGCCTTGTCGTTAGCGAGATCATGGAGACGTTTCCGGAGGCCAAATTTCTGTTTCTGTGGCGCAATCCCCTCGCCATTGTCTCATCGCTCATCACGACATACGGGCGTGATCGCTTCAATATCGTGCGGTTCAAACTGGAACTCTTCAATGGCCTTGACAATCTTCTTCAGGCCAATCGGAGCCATGAAGGAACGTCGTTTGCGCTGCGTTTCGAGGACTTGACTGAACGGCCGAGCGTTGTCTTGCCGAGAGTCTTCGAGTTCCTTGAATTGCCTTATGACGAGTCTGTTCAGCAAGAGTTTTCGCGTGTTTCGTTAGACGGGGTGCACGGCGACCACACGGGCAGCGTTCGATACGACAAACTCTCGACGGAACCTCTCGACAAGTGGAAGAACGTTCTGACGAACAAGCTGAGAAAGCGGTGGTCAGCGCGTTATCTCAGATGGATGGGTGAAGATAGGCTCTGCGCGATGGGTTATGAGCTCAATGAGCTGATGCAAGACCTGGAGAATGTGCCGGGTAGTCGAGATCACCTTGCCGCCGATGCCTACACCTACGCGAAACAGACGTTCTTTGCGTTGCTGCAATGGCAGCTCATCAGGACGCGCTACCACCTGCGACGCAAGGGATTGCCCCTGGTCACCTACGACTGA
- a CDS encoding SAF domain-containing protein: protein MVIVDTLLDERARAHDPLRVGVIGAGSMSRGFINQIVRYMPGMRVAALCNRTFATARKALEDAGVDAADIIEANSAVAVDHAIEMGKTALTDNLDAVCASGQVEVLIEATGHIAYGAQVVLTAIENGKSMVLMNAELDGSIGPLLKKRADDTGVILTGCDGDQPGVQMNLYRFVQSIGLRPLVCGNIKGLLDHYRNPTTQAKFAKQWNQTPHMVTSFADGTKIAFEQAIVGNATGMRVAQRGMIGPELKGHVDELIGHYDIDRVRELGGIVDYVLGAEPSPGVYVFAEAQDDMQRHYLNYAKLGEGPLYSFYVPYHLMVFEVPLSAARVALANDVIIAPRGAPVVDVIAIAKRDLKRGETLDGLGGYMSYGLCENHDIVRRDRLLPFGLVEGAVLTRDVSQDSAITYDDVTLDDNSLMVRLRAEQDRLFSS from the coding sequence ATGGTTATTGTCGATACGCTGCTAGATGAAAGAGCGCGCGCACATGATCCGCTGAGAGTCGGCGTTATAGGTGCCGGTTCGATGAGCCGTGGTTTCATCAATCAGATTGTCCGTTACATGCCGGGCATGCGCGTCGCGGCGCTGTGCAATCGAACGTTTGCGACCGCCCGCAAAGCGTTGGAAGACGCCGGTGTCGACGCCGCCGACATCATCGAAGCAAACAGCGCCGTGGCCGTCGACCACGCCATCGAGATGGGCAAGACCGCGCTGACCGACAACCTCGACGCCGTCTGCGCCTCCGGTCAGGTCGAGGTGCTCATCGAGGCGACCGGTCACATTGCCTACGGCGCCCAGGTTGTTCTGACGGCGATCGAGAACGGCAAGTCAATGGTGCTGATGAACGCCGAACTGGATGGCTCCATCGGACCGCTACTCAAGAAGCGTGCCGACGACACCGGCGTCATCTTGACTGGCTGCGACGGCGATCAGCCGGGCGTACAGATGAACCTCTATCGCTTCGTTCAGAGCATCGGCCTGCGGCCTCTGGTTTGCGGCAACATCAAGGGCTTGCTGGACCACTATCGCAACCCAACGACGCAGGCGAAGTTCGCCAAGCAGTGGAATCAAACGCCGCATATGGTGACAAGCTTCGCCGACGGCACCAAGATCGCGTTCGAGCAGGCCATTGTCGGCAACGCGACGGGCATGCGCGTTGCCCAACGGGGCATGATTGGCCCGGAGCTGAAAGGCCATGTCGACGAGCTGATCGGCCACTACGACATCGACCGTGTCCGGGAGTTGGGCGGCATAGTCGACTACGTGCTCGGCGCCGAGCCCAGTCCCGGTGTTTACGTTTTCGCCGAAGCCCAAGACGATATGCAACGCCACTATCTGAACTACGCCAAACTTGGCGAGGGGCCGTTGTACAGTTTCTATGTCCCCTACCATCTGATGGTCTTCGAGGTGCCTCTTTCCGCGGCGCGCGTCGCGCTTGCCAACGATGTCATCATCGCCCCACGCGGCGCGCCGGTGGTCGATGTTATCGCCATTGCCAAGCGCGACCTGAAGCGTGGCGAAACGCTCGACGGGCTTGGCGGCTACATGTCCTACGGGCTGTGCGAGAACCACGACATCGTTCGCCGCGACCGGCTCTTACCCTTCGGTCTCGTCGAAGGCGCGGTTCTGACGCGTGATGTCTCACAAGACAGTGCCATCACCTATGACGACGTCACCCTCGACGACAACAGTCTGATGGTCCGGTTGCGCGCCGAACAAGACCGCTTGTTTTCGTCCTGA
- the rfbF gene encoding glucose-1-phosphate cytidylyltransferase, producing the protein MKVVVLAGGFGTRISEASGTMPKPLINIGEQPILWHIMKIYAAHGLNEFIVCCGYKGHLIKQYFAEYFVRNADMTFDLKNNTLEAHSEPGEDWTVTCVHTGLNTMTGGRLKRVRDFVGDETFCLTYGDGVSDLDINKLIKFHKDSGAWATLTAVQQPGRFGALQIQNEKIVNFREKPHGDGAYINGGFFVLEPEVFDLIDGDDTVWEREPMEHLVQRGKLAAYVHDGYWQNMDTLRDRKVLEEQWASENPPWQVWEEKTSHRD; encoded by the coding sequence TTGAAGGTCGTCGTCTTAGCTGGCGGTTTTGGCACCCGCATCTCCGAAGCCAGCGGCACGATGCCGAAACCGCTGATCAACATCGGTGAACAACCGATCCTGTGGCACATCATGAAGATCTATGCCGCGCACGGTCTCAACGAGTTCATCGTTTGCTGCGGCTACAAGGGACATCTGATCAAACAGTACTTCGCGGAGTACTTTGTGCGTAACGCGGATATGACGTTTGACCTGAAGAACAACACCCTGGAGGCCCATTCAGAGCCCGGCGAGGACTGGACCGTCACTTGTGTTCACACCGGCCTGAACACCATGACCGGCGGCCGGCTGAAACGCGTGCGCGATTTTGTCGGCGATGAAACGTTCTGTCTGACCTATGGCGACGGTGTTAGCGATCTCGACATCAACAAGCTGATCAAGTTTCACAAGGACTCGGGCGCATGGGCGACGCTGACCGCGGTCCAGCAGCCCGGCCGTTTTGGCGCCCTGCAGATTCAAAACGAGAAGATCGTCAACTTCCGTGAAAAGCCACACGGCGACGGCGCTTACATCAACGGCGGATTTTTTGTTCTGGAGCCGGAGGTCTTTGATCTTATCGACGGCGACGACACCGTGTGGGAACGCGAACCCATGGAGCATCTCGTCCAACGCGGCAAGCTCGCGGCCTATGTCCATGATGGCTACTGGCAGAACATGGATACGCTGAGAGATAGAAAGGTCCTGGAGGAACAATGGGCTTCAGAGAACCCGCCTTGGCAGGTTTGGGAAGAAAAGACGTCGCATCGTGATTAG
- the rfbG gene encoding CDP-glucose 4,6-dehydratase, with amino-acid sequence MSVRRPDQEFWNGRRVLLTGHTGFKGSWLALWLSQLGADVYAFALPPADGPNLFSLADVASHCDSHFVDLRDASSVADAVREARPEIVLHLAAQALVRRSLEDPIETFDTNVTGLVNLMEALRGETDLHTVLIVTSDKVYWNNGCGCAFKESAPLGGKDPYSASKAAAEHVAHTYAQSYFERDGIRVATSRGGNVIGGGDFAADRIAPDCVRAALEGEPLTLRHPEATRPWQHALDCLCGYLLFVETLSQDPSCPRTLNIGPRSSEDLPVRIFAETLLSALGHVTANGCPKVLVEPVPGSIEAPYLQIDASLARSTLGWDDEMVGRIAIASVASWFRQWLDGADMSSVTLSEINAYQTAAP; translated from the coding sequence ATGAGCGTTCGGCGGCCAGATCAGGAATTTTGGAATGGCCGACGTGTGCTGCTGACGGGGCACACCGGCTTCAAGGGGTCGTGGTTGGCGCTTTGGCTCAGCCAGTTGGGCGCCGATGTCTACGCGTTTGCCCTGCCCCCGGCGGACGGCCCGAACCTTTTCAGCTTGGCCGATGTGGCGAGCCATTGCGACAGCCACTTCGTCGATCTGCGTGACGCCTCCTCCGTTGCCGACGCGGTGCGTGAAGCCCGCCCGGAAATCGTCCTCCATCTGGCCGCCCAGGCACTAGTGCGCCGCTCGCTTGAAGATCCGATCGAGACGTTCGACACCAATGTGACCGGATTGGTCAATCTCATGGAAGCGTTGCGCGGCGAGACCGATCTGCACACCGTCCTGATTGTTACATCGGACAAGGTCTATTGGAACAATGGCTGCGGATGCGCATTTAAGGAGTCGGCACCCTTGGGTGGCAAAGACCCCTACTCCGCCTCCAAGGCGGCCGCCGAACACGTCGCGCATACATACGCTCAAAGCTACTTCGAACGCGATGGCATTCGCGTTGCGACGTCGCGTGGCGGCAATGTCATCGGTGGCGGTGACTTCGCCGCCGATCGCATTGCGCCCGACTGTGTGCGTGCAGCATTGGAAGGTGAGCCGCTGACATTGCGGCATCCCGAAGCAACGCGCCCATGGCAGCATGCGCTCGATTGCCTGTGCGGTTATCTTCTGTTTGTCGAGACGCTCTCACAGGATCCTTCTTGCCCGCGGACGCTCAACATAGGCCCGCGCTCGTCTGAGGACCTGCCGGTCCGGATCTTTGCCGAAACGTTGCTCAGCGCTTTGGGTCACGTCACCGCCAACGGCTGTCCAAAGGTCCTCGTCGAACCGGTTCCCGGATCGATCGAAGCACCGTACCTTCAAATCGATGCCTCGCTTGCCCGGTCCACGTTAGGCTGGGACGATGAGATGGTCGGCCGTATCGCCATCGCATCGGTCGCGTCGTGGTTTCGCCAGTGGCTTGATGGCGCCGACATGAGCTCTGTCACCCTGTCCGAGATCAACGCCTACCAAACCGCCGCGCCATGA